A genomic window from Carassius auratus strain Wakin chromosome 45, ASM336829v1, whole genome shotgun sequence includes:
- the LOC113062814 gene encoding P-selectin-like isoform X5 — MGIFYKVVLISLVLNIWRGAEGWSYHSSTNTMNWESARHWCKQHYTDMVAIQNKDEIYHLNSILPKVSGYYWIGIRKINGIWTWVGTNKMLTKEAENWAKNEPNNGRNNEDCVEIYIKRGKDEGKWNDESCLKKKTALCYTASCKDDSCVSGRGECVETINSHKCTCLGGFYGDRCEHVVKCKSEDITAPDHARVQCSHPHKNFSYDSQCVYSCEEGYELKGSRTTRCTSSTEWSNKPPTCELVQCPELTEPQEGQMQCHHPMSQFSYQSTCEFMCKEGHTLQNSSSSTLFCGATGHWNDSQPTCEIIKCKQEDITPPDHASVQCSHPHKNFSYDSQCVYSCEEGYELKGSSATRCTSSTEWSNKPPTCELVQCPELTKPQGGIMQCQDPMGQFSYQSTCEFMCNEGHTLRNTSSSTLFCGATGHWNDSQPTCEIIKCKQEDITAPDHARVQCSHPHKNFSYDSQCVYSCEEGYELKGSRTTRCTSSTEWSNKPPTCELVQCPELTKPQEGQMQCHHPMSQFSYQSTCEFMCKEGHKLRNSSSSTLFCGATGHWNDSQPSCEIVKCKQEDITTPDHARVQCSHPHKNFSYDSQCEYFCEEGYELKGSRKTRCTSSTEWSNKPPTCELVQCPELTNPQEGQMQCHHPMGQFSYQSTCEFMCKEGHTLRNTSSSTLFCGATGHWNDSQPSCEIVKCKQEDITAPDHASINCSHPNENFSYDSQCVYSCEEGYELKGSRTTRCTSSTEWSNKPPTCELVQCPELTKPQEGQMQCHHPMSQFSYQSTCEFMCKEGHKLRNSSSSTLFCGATGHWNDSQPTCEIVKCKQEDITTPDHARVQCSHPHKNFSYDSQCVYSCEEGYELKGSRKTRCTSSTEWSNKPPTCELVQCPELTNPQEGQMQCHHPMGQFSYQSTCEFMCKEGHTLRNSSSSTLFCGATGHWNDSQPTCEIVKCKQEDITAPDHASINCSHPNENFSYDSQCVYSCEEGYELKGSRTTRCTSSTEWSNKPPTCEPSPDPSASPFEVTEVTLGVGGAVGASSLGLVLWILKRLRRKASNFDLNSTSDTEDPPQFYKNSVDSLI; from the exons ATG GGCATCTTCTACAAAGTTGTTCTTATTTCTTTAG TGTTAAACATATGGAGAGGCGCTGAAGGCTGGTCATACCATTCCTCAACAAACACTATGAACTGGGAATCTGCCAGACACTGGTGCAAGCAGCATTACACCGACATGGTAGCCATCCAGAACAAAGATGAAATTTATCACCTCAACAGTATCCTTCCAAAAGTCAGTGGATATTACTGGATTGGCATTCGCAAAATTAATGGCATTTGGACCTGGGTGGGAACTAATAAGATGCTTACCAAGGAAGCTGAGAACTGGGCGAAGAATGAGCCCAATAATGGAAGAAATAATGAAGACTGTGTggaaatatacattaaaagagGGAAAGATGAAGGCAAATGGAATGATGAATCCTGCTTAAAGAAGAAGACTGCACTGTGCTACACAG CATCCTGCAAAGACGACTCCTGTGTCAGTGGCCGAGGAGAGTGTGTTGAAACCATAAACAGCCATAAATGCACATGCCTTGGGGGTTTCTATGGAGACCGATGTGAACATG TTGTAAAATGCAAATCAGAGGACATCACCGCACCAGATCATGCTAGGGTCCAGTGCTCCCATCCTCATAAAAACTTCTCATATGACTCTCAATGTGTATACTCCTGTGAGGAGGGTTATGAACTAAAGGGTTCCAGAACAACAAGATGCACTTCTAGCACAGAGTGGTCAAACAAACCACCAACCTGTGAAC ttgttcaATGTCCAGAGCTGACCGAACCACAGGAAGGCCAAATGCAATGCCACCATCCCATGAGCCAGTTCAGCTACCAATCAACCTGTGAGTTTATGTGTAAAGAAGGACACACGCTGCAAAACTCCAGCTCTTCCACGCTGTTCTGTGGGGCAACGGGACACTGGAATGATTCACAACCCACTTGTGAAA TTATAAAATGCAAACAAGAGGACATCACCCCACCAGATCATGCGAGCGTCCAGTGCTCCCATCCTCATAAAAACTTCTCATATGACTCTCAATGTGTATACTCCTGTGAGGAGGGTTATGAACTAAAGGGTTCCAGTGCAACAAGATGCACTTCTAGCACAGAGTGGTCAAATAAACCACCAACATGTGAAC TTGTTCAATGTCCAGAGCTGACCAAACCACAGGGAGGCATAATGCAGTGCCAAGATCCCATGGGCCAGTTCAGCTACCAATCCACCTGTGAGTTTATGTGTAATGAAGGACACACGCTGCGAAACACCAGCTCTTCCACACTGTTCTGTGGGGCAACGGGACACTGGAATGATTCACAACCCACTTGTGAAA TTATAAAATGCAAACAAGAGGACATCACCGCACCAGATCATGCTAGGGTCCAGTGCTCCCATCCTCATAAAAACTTCTCATATGACTCTCAATGTGTATACTCCTGTGAGGAGGGTTATGAACTAAAGGGTTCCAGAACAACAAGATGCACTTCTAGCACAGAGTGGTCAAACAAACCACCAACATGTGAAC ttgttcAATGTCCAGAGCTGACCAAACCACAGGAAGGCCAAATGCAATGCCACCATCCCATGAGCCAGTTCAGCTACCAATCTACCTGTGAGTTTATGTGTAAAGAAGGACACAAGCTGCGAAACTCCAGCTCTTCCACACTGTTCTGTGGGGCAACGGGACACTGGAATGATTCACAACCCTCTTGTGAAA TTGTAAAATGCAAACAAGAAGACATCACTACACCAGATCATGCTAGGGTCCAGTGCTCCCATCCTCATAAAAACTTCTCATATGACTCTCAATGCGAATATTTCTGTGAGGAGGGTTATGAACTAAAGGGTTCCAGAAAGACAAGATGCACTTCTAGCACAGAGTGGTCAAACAAACCACCAACATGTGAAC TTGTTCAATGTCCAGAGCTGACCAATCCACAGGAAGGCCAAATGCAATGCCACCATCCCATGGGCCAGTTCAGCTACCAATCCACCTGTGAGTTTATGTGTAAAGAAGGACACACGCTGCGAAACACCAGCTCTTCCACGCTGTTCTGTGGGGCAACGGGACACTGGAATGATTCACAACCCTCTTGTGAAA TTGTAAAATGCAAACAAGAGGACATCACCGCACCAGATCATGCTAGCATTAACTGCTCTCATCCTAATGAAAACTTCTCATATGACTCTCAATGTGTATACTCCTGTGAGGAGGGTTATGAACTAAAGGGTTCCAGAACAACAAGATGCACTTCTAGCACAGAGTGGTCAAACAAACCACCAACATGTGAAC ttgttcAATGTCCAGAGCTGACCAAACCACAGGAAGGCCAAATGCAATGCCACCATCCCATGAGCCAGTTCAGCTACCAATCTACCTGTGAGTTTATGTGTAAAGAAGGACACAAGCTGCGAAACTCCAGCTCTTCCACGCTGTTCTGTGGGGCAACGGGACACTGGAATGATTCACAACCCACTTGTGAAA TTGTAAAATGCAAACAAGAAGACATCACTACACCAGATCATGCTAGGGTCCAGTGCTCCCATCCTCATAAAAACTTCTCATATGACTCTCAATGTGTATACTCCTGTGAGGAGGGTTATGAACTAAAGGGTTCCAGAAAGACAAGATGCACTTCTAGCACAGAGTGGTCAAACAAACCACCAACATGTGAAC TTGTTCAATGTCCAGAGCTGACCAATCCACAGGAAGGCCAAATGCAATGCCACCATCCCATGGGCCAGTTCAGCTACCAATCAACCTGTGAGTTTATGTGTAAAGAAGGACACACGCTGCGAAACTCCAGCTCTTCCACACTGTTCTGTGGGGCAACGGGACACTGGAATGATTCACAACCCACTTGTGAAA TTGTAAAATGCAAACAAGAGGACATCACCGCACCAGATCATGCTAGCATTAACTGCTCTCATCCTAATGAAAACTTCTCATATGACTCTCAGTGTGTATACTCCTGTGAGGAGGGTTATGAACTAAAGGGTTCCAGAACAACAAGATGCACTTCTAGCACAGAGTGGTCAAATAAACCACCAACATGTGAAC CTTCTCCTGATCCCTCTGCATCGCCCTTCGAAGTGACAGAAGTGACTCTTGGGGTTGGAGGTGCTGTCGGCGCCTCCAGTCTGGGCTTAGTTCTCTGGATACTGAAGAGACTGAGGAGAAAAG ctAGCAATTTTGACCTAAACAG TACCTCGGATACTGAGGATCCACCACAGTTTTATAAGAACAGTGTTGACAGTCTCATATAG
- the LOC113062814 gene encoding P-selectin-like isoform X6: MGIFYKVVLISLVLNIWRGAEGWSYHSSTNTMNWESARHWCKQHYTDMVAIQNKDEIYHLNSILPKVSGYYWIGIRKINGIWTWVGTNKMLTKEAENWAKNEPNNGRNNEDCVEIYIKRGKDEGKWNDESCLKKKTALCYTASCKDDSCVSGRGECVETINSHKCTCLGGFYGDRCEHVVKCKSEDITAPDHARVQCSHPHKNFSYDSQCVYSCEEGYELKGSRTTRCTSSTEWSNKPPTCELVQCPELTEPQEGQMQCHHPMSQFSYQSTCEFMCKEGHTLQNSSSSTLFCGATGHWNDSQPTCEIIKCKQEDITPPDHASVQCSHPHKNFSYDSQCVYSCEEGYELKGSSATRCTSSTEWSNKPPTCELVQCPELTKPQGGIMQCQDPMGQFSYQSTCEFMCNEGHTLRNTSSSTLFCGATGHWNDSQPTCEIIKCKQEDITAPDHARVQCSHPHKNFSYDSQCVYSCEEGYELKGSRTTRCTSSTEWSNKPPTCELVQCPELTKPQEGQMQCHHPMSQFSYQSTCEFMCKEGHKLRNSSSSTLFCGATGHWNDSQPSCEIVKCKQEDITTPDHARVQCSHPHKNFSYDSQCEYFCEEGYELKGSRKTRCTSSTEWSNKPPTCELVQCPELTNPQEGQMQCHHPMGQFSYQSTCEFMCKEGHTLRNTSSSTLFCGATGHWNDSQPSCEIVKCKQEDITAPDHASINCSHPNENFSYDSQCVYSCEEGYELKGSRTTRCTSSTEWSNKPPTCELVQCPELTKPQEGQIQCQDPMGQFSYQSTCEFMCKEGHKLRNSSSSTLFCGATGHWNDSQPSCEIVKCKQEDITTPDHARVQCSHPHKNFSYDSQCVYSCEEGYELKGSRKTRCTSSTEWSNKPPTCELVQCPELTNPQEGQMQCHHPMGQFSYQSTCEFMCKEGHTLRNSSSSTLFCGATGHWNDSQPTCEIVKCKQEDITAPDHASINCSHPNENFSYDSQCVYSCEEGYELKGSRTTRCTSSTEWSNKPPTCEPSPDPSASPFEVTEVTLGVGGAVGASSLGLVLWILKRLRRKASNFDLNSTSDTEDPPQFYKNSVDSLI; the protein is encoded by the exons ATG GGCATCTTCTACAAAGTTGTTCTTATTTCTTTAG TGTTAAACATATGGAGAGGCGCTGAAGGCTGGTCATACCATTCCTCAACAAACACTATGAACTGGGAATCTGCCAGACACTGGTGCAAGCAGCATTACACCGACATGGTAGCCATCCAGAACAAAGATGAAATTTATCACCTCAACAGTATCCTTCCAAAAGTCAGTGGATATTACTGGATTGGCATTCGCAAAATTAATGGCATTTGGACCTGGGTGGGAACTAATAAGATGCTTACCAAGGAAGCTGAGAACTGGGCGAAGAATGAGCCCAATAATGGAAGAAATAATGAAGACTGTGTggaaatatacattaaaagagGGAAAGATGAAGGCAAATGGAATGATGAATCCTGCTTAAAGAAGAAGACTGCACTGTGCTACACAG CATCCTGCAAAGACGACTCCTGTGTCAGTGGCCGAGGAGAGTGTGTTGAAACCATAAACAGCCATAAATGCACATGCCTTGGGGGTTTCTATGGAGACCGATGTGAACATG TTGTAAAATGCAAATCAGAGGACATCACCGCACCAGATCATGCTAGGGTCCAGTGCTCCCATCCTCATAAAAACTTCTCATATGACTCTCAATGTGTATACTCCTGTGAGGAGGGTTATGAACTAAAGGGTTCCAGAACAACAAGATGCACTTCTAGCACAGAGTGGTCAAACAAACCACCAACCTGTGAAC ttgttcaATGTCCAGAGCTGACCGAACCACAGGAAGGCCAAATGCAATGCCACCATCCCATGAGCCAGTTCAGCTACCAATCAACCTGTGAGTTTATGTGTAAAGAAGGACACACGCTGCAAAACTCCAGCTCTTCCACGCTGTTCTGTGGGGCAACGGGACACTGGAATGATTCACAACCCACTTGTGAAA TTATAAAATGCAAACAAGAGGACATCACCCCACCAGATCATGCGAGCGTCCAGTGCTCCCATCCTCATAAAAACTTCTCATATGACTCTCAATGTGTATACTCCTGTGAGGAGGGTTATGAACTAAAGGGTTCCAGTGCAACAAGATGCACTTCTAGCACAGAGTGGTCAAATAAACCACCAACATGTGAAC TTGTTCAATGTCCAGAGCTGACCAAACCACAGGGAGGCATAATGCAGTGCCAAGATCCCATGGGCCAGTTCAGCTACCAATCCACCTGTGAGTTTATGTGTAATGAAGGACACACGCTGCGAAACACCAGCTCTTCCACACTGTTCTGTGGGGCAACGGGACACTGGAATGATTCACAACCCACTTGTGAAA TTATAAAATGCAAACAAGAGGACATCACCGCACCAGATCATGCTAGGGTCCAGTGCTCCCATCCTCATAAAAACTTCTCATATGACTCTCAATGTGTATACTCCTGTGAGGAGGGTTATGAACTAAAGGGTTCCAGAACAACAAGATGCACTTCTAGCACAGAGTGGTCAAACAAACCACCAACATGTGAAC ttgttcAATGTCCAGAGCTGACCAAACCACAGGAAGGCCAAATGCAATGCCACCATCCCATGAGCCAGTTCAGCTACCAATCTACCTGTGAGTTTATGTGTAAAGAAGGACACAAGCTGCGAAACTCCAGCTCTTCCACACTGTTCTGTGGGGCAACGGGACACTGGAATGATTCACAACCCTCTTGTGAAA TTGTAAAATGCAAACAAGAAGACATCACTACACCAGATCATGCTAGGGTCCAGTGCTCCCATCCTCATAAAAACTTCTCATATGACTCTCAATGCGAATATTTCTGTGAGGAGGGTTATGAACTAAAGGGTTCCAGAAAGACAAGATGCACTTCTAGCACAGAGTGGTCAAACAAACCACCAACATGTGAAC TTGTTCAATGTCCAGAGCTGACCAATCCACAGGAAGGCCAAATGCAATGCCACCATCCCATGGGCCAGTTCAGCTACCAATCCACCTGTGAGTTTATGTGTAAAGAAGGACACACGCTGCGAAACACCAGCTCTTCCACGCTGTTCTGTGGGGCAACGGGACACTGGAATGATTCACAACCCTCTTGTGAAA TTGTAAAATGCAAACAAGAGGACATCACCGCACCAGATCATGCTAGCATTAACTGCTCTCATCCTAATGAAAACTTCTCATATGACTCTCAATGTGTATACTCCTGTGAGGAGGGTTATGAACTAAAGGGTTCCAGAACAACAAGATGCACTTCTAGCACAGAGTGGTCAAACAAACCACCAACATGTGAAC TTGTTCAATGTCCAGAGCTGACCAAACCACAGGAAGGCCAAATACAATGCCAAGATCCCATGGGCCAGTTCAGCTACCAATCAACCTGTGAGTTTATGTGTAAAGAAGGACACAAGCTGCGAAACTCCAGCTCTTCCACACTGTTCTGTGGGGCAACGGGACACTGGAATGATTCACAACCCTCTTGTGAAA TTGTAAAATGCAAACAAGAAGACATCACTACACCAGATCATGCTAGGGTCCAGTGCTCCCATCCTCATAAAAACTTCTCATATGACTCTCAATGTGTATACTCCTGTGAGGAGGGTTATGAACTAAAGGGTTCCAGAAAGACAAGATGCACTTCTAGCACAGAGTGGTCAAACAAACCACCAACATGTGAAC TTGTTCAATGTCCAGAGCTGACCAATCCACAGGAAGGCCAAATGCAATGCCACCATCCCATGGGCCAGTTCAGCTACCAATCAACCTGTGAGTTTATGTGTAAAGAAGGACACACGCTGCGAAACTCCAGCTCTTCCACACTGTTCTGTGGGGCAACGGGACACTGGAATGATTCACAACCCACTTGTGAAA TTGTAAAATGCAAACAAGAGGACATCACCGCACCAGATCATGCTAGCATTAACTGCTCTCATCCTAATGAAAACTTCTCATATGACTCTCAGTGTGTATACTCCTGTGAGGAGGGTTATGAACTAAAGGGTTCCAGAACAACAAGATGCACTTCTAGCACAGAGTGGTCAAATAAACCACCAACATGTGAAC CTTCTCCTGATCCCTCTGCATCGCCCTTCGAAGTGACAGAAGTGACTCTTGGGGTTGGAGGTGCTGTCGGCGCCTCCAGTCTGGGCTTAGTTCTCTGGATACTGAAGAGACTGAGGAGAAAAG ctAGCAATTTTGACCTAAACAG TACCTCGGATACTGAGGATCCACCACAGTTTTATAAGAACAGTGTTGACAGTCTCATATAG
- the LOC113062814 gene encoding P-selectin-like isoform X2: MGIFYKVVLISLVLNIWRGAEGWSYHSSTNTMNWESARHWCKQHYTDMVAIQNKDEIYHLNSILPKVSGYYWIGIRKINGIWTWVGTNKMLTKEAENWAKNEPNNGRNNEDCVEIYIKRGKDEGKWNDESCLKKKTALCYTASCKDDSCVSGRGECVETINSHKCTCLGGFYGDRCEHVVKCKSEDITAPDHARVQCSHPHKNFSYDSQCVYSCEEGYELKGSRTTRCTSSTEWSNKPPTCELVQCPELTEPQEGQMQCHHPMSQFSYQSTCEFMCKEGHTLQNSSSSTLFCGATGHWNDSQPTCEIIKCKQEDITPPDHASVQCSHPHKNFSYDSQCVYSCEEGYELKGSSATRCTSSTEWSNKPPTCELVQCPELTKPQGGIMQCQDPMGQFSYQSTCEFMCNEGHTLRNTSSSTLFCGATGHWNDSQPTCEIIKCKQEDITAPDHARVQCSHPHKNFSYDSQCVYSCEEGYELKGSRTTRCTSSTEWSNKPPTCELVQCPELTKPQEGQMQCHHPMSQFSYQSTCEFMCKEGHKLRNSSSSTLFCGATGHWNDSQPSCEIVKCKQEDITTPDHARVQCSHPHKNFSYDSQCEYFCEEGYELKGSRKTRCTSSTEWSNKPPTCELVQCPELTNPQEGQMQCHHPMGQFSYQSTCEFMCKEGHTLRNTSSSTLFCGATGHWNDSQPSCEIVKCKQEDITAPDHASINCSHPNENFSYDSQCVYSCEEGYELKGSRTTRCTSSTEWSNKPPTCELVQCPELTKPQGGIMQCQDPMGQFSYQSTCEFMCNEGHTLRNTSSSTLFCGATGHWNDSQPTCEIIKCKQEDITAPDHASVQCSHPHKNFSYDSQCVYSCEEGYELKGSRTTRCTSSTEWSNKPPTCELVQCPELTKPQEGQMQCHHPMSQFSYQSTCEFMCKEGHKLRNSSSSTLFCGATGHWNDSQPTCEIVKCKQEDITTPDHARVQCSHPHKNFSYDSQCVYSCEEGYELKGSRKTRCTSSTEWSNKPPTCELVQCPELTNPQEGQMQCHHPMGQFSYQSTCEFMCKEGHTLRNSSSSTLFCGATGHWNDSQPTCEIVKCKQEDITAPDHASINCSHPNENFSYDSQCVYSCEEGYELKGSRTTRCTSSTEWSNKPPTCEPSPDPSASPFEVTEVTLGVGGAVGASSLGLVLWILKRLRRKASNFDLNSTSDTEDPPQFYKNSVDSLI, from the exons ATG GGCATCTTCTACAAAGTTGTTCTTATTTCTTTAG TGTTAAACATATGGAGAGGCGCTGAAGGCTGGTCATACCATTCCTCAACAAACACTATGAACTGGGAATCTGCCAGACACTGGTGCAAGCAGCATTACACCGACATGGTAGCCATCCAGAACAAAGATGAAATTTATCACCTCAACAGTATCCTTCCAAAAGTCAGTGGATATTACTGGATTGGCATTCGCAAAATTAATGGCATTTGGACCTGGGTGGGAACTAATAAGATGCTTACCAAGGAAGCTGAGAACTGGGCGAAGAATGAGCCCAATAATGGAAGAAATAATGAAGACTGTGTggaaatatacattaaaagagGGAAAGATGAAGGCAAATGGAATGATGAATCCTGCTTAAAGAAGAAGACTGCACTGTGCTACACAG CATCCTGCAAAGACGACTCCTGTGTCAGTGGCCGAGGAGAGTGTGTTGAAACCATAAACAGCCATAAATGCACATGCCTTGGGGGTTTCTATGGAGACCGATGTGAACATG TTGTAAAATGCAAATCAGAGGACATCACCGCACCAGATCATGCTAGGGTCCAGTGCTCCCATCCTCATAAAAACTTCTCATATGACTCTCAATGTGTATACTCCTGTGAGGAGGGTTATGAACTAAAGGGTTCCAGAACAACAAGATGCACTTCTAGCACAGAGTGGTCAAACAAACCACCAACCTGTGAAC ttgttcaATGTCCAGAGCTGACCGAACCACAGGAAGGCCAAATGCAATGCCACCATCCCATGAGCCAGTTCAGCTACCAATCAACCTGTGAGTTTATGTGTAAAGAAGGACACACGCTGCAAAACTCCAGCTCTTCCACGCTGTTCTGTGGGGCAACGGGACACTGGAATGATTCACAACCCACTTGTGAAA TTATAAAATGCAAACAAGAGGACATCACCCCACCAGATCATGCGAGCGTCCAGTGCTCCCATCCTCATAAAAACTTCTCATATGACTCTCAATGTGTATACTCCTGTGAGGAGGGTTATGAACTAAAGGGTTCCAGTGCAACAAGATGCACTTCTAGCACAGAGTGGTCAAATAAACCACCAACATGTGAAC TTGTTCAATGTCCAGAGCTGACCAAACCACAGGGAGGCATAATGCAGTGCCAAGATCCCATGGGCCAGTTCAGCTACCAATCCACCTGTGAGTTTATGTGTAATGAAGGACACACGCTGCGAAACACCAGCTCTTCCACACTGTTCTGTGGGGCAACGGGACACTGGAATGATTCACAACCCACTTGTGAAA TTATAAAATGCAAACAAGAGGACATCACCGCACCAGATCATGCTAGGGTCCAGTGCTCCCATCCTCATAAAAACTTCTCATATGACTCTCAATGTGTATACTCCTGTGAGGAGGGTTATGAACTAAAGGGTTCCAGAACAACAAGATGCACTTCTAGCACAGAGTGGTCAAACAAACCACCAACATGTGAAC ttgttcAATGTCCAGAGCTGACCAAACCACAGGAAGGCCAAATGCAATGCCACCATCCCATGAGCCAGTTCAGCTACCAATCTACCTGTGAGTTTATGTGTAAAGAAGGACACAAGCTGCGAAACTCCAGCTCTTCCACACTGTTCTGTGGGGCAACGGGACACTGGAATGATTCACAACCCTCTTGTGAAA TTGTAAAATGCAAACAAGAAGACATCACTACACCAGATCATGCTAGGGTCCAGTGCTCCCATCCTCATAAAAACTTCTCATATGACTCTCAATGCGAATATTTCTGTGAGGAGGGTTATGAACTAAAGGGTTCCAGAAAGACAAGATGCACTTCTAGCACAGAGTGGTCAAACAAACCACCAACATGTGAAC TTGTTCAATGTCCAGAGCTGACCAATCCACAGGAAGGCCAAATGCAATGCCACCATCCCATGGGCCAGTTCAGCTACCAATCCACCTGTGAGTTTATGTGTAAAGAAGGACACACGCTGCGAAACACCAGCTCTTCCACGCTGTTCTGTGGGGCAACGGGACACTGGAATGATTCACAACCCTCTTGTGAAA TTGTAAAATGCAAACAAGAGGACATCACCGCACCAGATCATGCTAGCATTAACTGCTCTCATCCTAATGAAAACTTCTCATATGACTCTCAATGTGTATACTCCTGTGAGGAGGGTTATGAACTAAAGGGTTCCAGAACAACAAGATGCACTTCTAGCACAGAGTGGTCAAACAAACCACCAACATGTGAAC TTGTTCAATGTCCAGAGCTGACCAAACCACAGGGAGGCATAATGCAGTGCCAAGATCCCATGGGCCAGTTCAGCTACCAATCCACCTGTGAGTTTATGTGTAATGAAGGACACACGCTGCGAAACACCAGCTCTTCCACGCTGTTCTGTGGGGCAACGGGACACTGGAATGATTCACAACCCACTTGTGAAA TTATAAAATGCAAACAAGAAGACATCACCGCACCAGATCATGCGAGCGTCCAGTGCTCCCATCCTCATAAAAACTTCTCATATGACTCTCAATGTGTATACTCCTGTGAGGAGGGTTATGAACTAAAGGGTTCCAGAACAACAAGATGCACTTCTAGCACAGAGTGGTCAAACAAACCACCAACATGTGAAC ttgttcAATGTCCAGAGCTGACCAAACCACAGGAAGGCCAAATGCAATGCCACCATCCCATGAGCCAGTTCAGCTACCAATCTACCTGTGAGTTTATGTGTAAAGAAGGACACAAGCTGCGAAACTCCAGCTCTTCCACGCTGTTCTGTGGGGCAACGGGACACTGGAATGATTCACAACCCACTTGTGAAA TTGTAAAATGCAAACAAGAAGACATCACTACACCAGATCATGCTAGGGTCCAGTGCTCCCATCCTCATAAAAACTTCTCATATGACTCTCAATGTGTATACTCCTGTGAGGAGGGTTATGAACTAAAGGGTTCCAGAAAGACAAGATGCACTTCTAGCACAGAGTGGTCAAACAAACCACCAACATGTGAAC TTGTTCAATGTCCAGAGCTGACCAATCCACAGGAAGGCCAAATGCAATGCCACCATCCCATGGGCCAGTTCAGCTACCAATCAACCTGTGAGTTTATGTGTAAAGAAGGACACACGCTGCGAAACTCCAGCTCTTCCACACTGTTCTGTGGGGCAACGGGACACTGGAATGATTCACAACCCACTTGTGAAA TTGTAAAATGCAAACAAGAGGACATCACCGCACCAGATCATGCTAGCATTAACTGCTCTCATCCTAATGAAAACTTCTCATATGACTCTCAGTGTGTATACTCCTGTGAGGAGGGTTATGAACTAAAGGGTTCCAGAACAACAAGATGCACTTCTAGCACAGAGTGGTCAAATAAACCACCAACATGTGAAC CTTCTCCTGATCCCTCTGCATCGCCCTTCGAAGTGACAGAAGTGACTCTTGGGGTTGGAGGTGCTGTCGGCGCCTCCAGTCTGGGCTTAGTTCTCTGGATACTGAAGAGACTGAGGAGAAAAG ctAGCAATTTTGACCTAAACAG TACCTCGGATACTGAGGATCCACCACAGTTTTATAAGAACAGTGTTGACAGTCTCATATAG